The Streptococcus sanguinis genome contains the following window.
TCAAACTTATAACTGTAAAATAGCAATAACTTCTTGATATTATTGGGATGGCCGAATAAAGACATTATAACAATACACAATTGCATACAGCATTTGATTCTATCAAGTGCTGTTTCTGATTAAAAATGACTATTCAGGAGTAAATAGCTTCCATCTATGAATTTTGCTCCACATACCTAGAAGAAAGTGTTATACTCTAGGTGTCGAGTCGCAACAGGACAAAAATATTCACTTAAACTTGGACTAAAGAAAAACTCCAAGAGATATTTTCTTTAATCCCTCGCATTTCACGAAAGGAGTCATGTAATGGCTACACAAACAATTTCACAATTTGATGTGATGGACGAAAACATGTTAGCTGCAGTTGAAGGTGGCGGATTTGGCTATGCTTGCTTAGGTTATGGTGCAGCGTCGTTTGCTGCTGGAGCGTCAGCGATTGGTGCAGCAGCTACAGGTGCGGGCTTGCCTGTCGCAATATATCTTGGAGCTCAAGCATTGGCAACAGGAGCTACTTTGTTGGCTTGTTTGCCATAATGGTAATGGAAATCTGTATTTAAAAGTGAATTTTCCCAAAATCTTTTCTCCTGTGAGATTTGATACTGATAGGAAAGAAAATTTTTGTCAGTTAAAGTCATGGCATGAATACAAGTTTAAAAGGATTTTTCGTATGAAATATAATAAATTAATTGCGCTAACAATGACTGTGTTTGCATTTATATTTTCCGTTCATTTATGGGAGTTTTCTAAAATAGTAGCTATTGCTTATTTTATGCTTCTTATGATAGCTAATTTTTTGTTATATTTTAGAAAGGATAAATGACTTTTTGCTTTTATTATGTCAAAGCAGATTTAAGGGATAAGAGCATTAAAATAATATATTTATTAAATGAGGCCGGAACTAAAAATATTCTAGACTTGCATTATTAAGAGATACAGAAATAATACAGCATTTGATTTTATCAGGTGCTGTATTTTATTAAAATAACCATTTACGACAAAATAAAGACTGTTTATGATTTTTATGCTTAGATTCTTTACATGTGCTATACTGTAGGTATGATATCAAAATCAAAGAAAAAGTAACAGGTATTTATTATGGATATAAATGTAAGGTCGCAGTTTGATATGATGGATGATAGAATCTAAACTACTGTTACTAATTGAGCATAGTATTCCCTATATAGAACTCAGTGAGTGATAATAAAAGAGCTATGAGACTTAATGAACCCTAGCTTCGGTTATTAGTAACATTCTAACTTTACATTATTCTCTAGAAAAAATAAATTTGATTATCTTATGACAATTATACAAGGAAAAAAGAGGTCACTAACATGGAAAAAATTGTTTTTTAAAATTTCTATGCTTATATCTTTTGTGCTAACGGTAGGAGGTCTATTATTAACACTCTATAATTATTTCTTTTTTAATTATCCGTTTTTAAACCAAACTACGGTAGGTTTAATTGTCTCGTTTTTAATTGTTTCGCTTATATTTTTTAGTTCTCATCATAGAAATAGGAATTGATTTTTTGAATTACTTGAGAATAAAAAGAAAAAAACTGCAAAAGAAATTCTTTGAATTTATCTTTTAGAGGAGTTGATTTTATGACTAATACTAGGCGAGCAGTGCTAGCACTGAGCTTGGTTGTTTTTTTATTGCTAGCAGCGGGAATTCTACTGCAAGTTCATTTTTGGAGAGTGATCATTTTGCTAGGTCTATTCTTTTTTGCGGAAGTATTTATCATCTGGTACTCTGGAAGTAGGTCTAAGTCGCAGATTAATGGCGGGCAAAGTCTTGAACTCTTCTGGCTTTATATCAAGCGCTTAAAAATCTTTTATATCACAATTTTGTGTCTCGCAATTCCTTTCGTTTCCTTGTCTTCCAATCCTGCCTTTGATTTGTTTTTTGTGCTTGAGTTGTTAATATTCTTGCTCTTAAGCAATTATATCTTTAGCTCTCATGGCATTCAACCGCCCAAGAAAGAGAGAGCTTTTAAAGTCTAATAGCTTTGTTTGTAGCAGTTGATTTGACTGCTGTTTTTTCAAAAAAGCAAAAAGCCTGGATTTTTCCAGGCTTTTTAGTGAAATGAGCAAGATTAGTGTGCTACACGTTTGCGAGCTGCTTTTTTACGGTTTTCTTCGATGAAAGCCGCTTTTTGTTCTTCAGGTTCGATGACTTTTTTCTTGACAGCATATACTGCGCCTGCCACAGCAGCAACAGTAGCTGCAACTCCTGTAAGAACGCCTTTTCCAAATCCTTTAGCCATGTGATTTCTCCTTTTCTGAACTTTTATTATT
Protein-coding sequences here:
- a CDS encoding ComC/BlpC family leader-containing pheromone/bacteriocin, with the protein product MATQTISQFDVMDENMLAAVEGGGFGYACLGYGAASFAAGASAIGAAATGAGLPVAIYLGAQALATGATLLACLP
- a CDS encoding DUF3042 family protein, which gives rise to MAKGFGKGVLTGVAATVAAVAGAVYAVKKKVIEPEEQKAAFIEENRKKAARKRVAH